One genomic segment of Pseudoalteromonas sp. GCY includes these proteins:
- a CDS encoding outer membrane beta-barrel protein, protein MKKQLFGLAVLSLPMYAKADIAIFSEVLLGKANNEFYAEQDSDLGYKRVSSANSDSWGLRLGVGLTDHLALEIAQHFHGESLAEYSVHVSNTLPRSYQNPYDHSYKVRFPIDTESLRLGIKGEIEVSTNINANIRVGMAHWQYKDVIPAQLVPTDKTRSGDSGNDIYTSIGVEYRLTDNLYVGLEYSLLNIKESKEYDYTGVVQYEHNLHDVSVLLGWDF, encoded by the coding sequence ATGAAAAAACAATTATTTGGACTGGCAGTACTATCGTTGCCTATGTACGCGAAGGCTGATATTGCCATATTTTCAGAAGTACTTCTTGGTAAAGCCAATAATGAATTTTATGCCGAGCAAGATTCTGATTTAGGATATAAGCGTGTGTCATCCGCTAATTCTGATTCATGGGGGCTGAGGCTCGGTGTTGGGCTTACAGATCATTTAGCACTTGAAATCGCACAGCATTTTCATGGAGAGTCACTAGCTGAATATTCCGTTCACGTTTCTAATACACTCCCTAGAAGCTATCAAAACCCATATGACCACTCATATAAAGTCAGGTTTCCTATTGATACTGAATCTCTGAGGTTGGGGATTAAGGGAGAGATTGAGGTGTCTACCAATATTAATGCAAATATAAGAGTTGGAATGGCACATTGGCAATACAAAGATGTGATCCCTGCACAATTGGTTCCTACAGATAAAACTCGATCAGGTGATAGCGGTAATGATATTTATACCTCGATAGGTGTTGAGTATCGACTAACAGATAATCTCTATGTTGGTTTGGAATACTCTCTTTTGAATATTAAAGAATCAAAAGAATATGACTACACAGGCGTAGTTCAATATGAACATAATTTACACGATGTATCCGTGTTACTTGGTTGGGATTTTTAA
- a CDS encoding TIGR04211 family SH3 domain-containing protein, whose product MLQFSLCNQLFRAIQNKQSLAIRPRNPYYFVNFTTQRIKGPRMFNFKQFIIASLLFTSFVSFAEEPDENSTVNAATPNGYISDNLFIFMHTGPSKNYRILGSVDAGTPITILSGANDEFVQIKDDKAREGWVESKFVTTEPGLKQQLETVNQTLVETQEALNDAQQQLPMLQQNNTNLLAENASLQDTISGLEKQLQDERLAQQQKVQKEQHQLLTYGGIIGISGIIIGVILTLFLSRRKRYDGW is encoded by the coding sequence ATGCTGCAATTTTCATTATGTAATCAATTATTTCGCGCCATTCAAAATAAACAAAGCCTTGCTATTAGGCCGCGAAATCCCTACTATTTTGTAAACTTTACGACCCAAAGAATAAAAGGCCCACGCATGTTCAACTTTAAGCAATTTATCATTGCGAGCCTGCTCTTCACCAGCTTTGTAAGCTTTGCCGAAGAGCCAGACGAAAATAGCACAGTAAACGCGGCAACACCAAACGGCTATATTAGTGACAATCTTTTTATTTTCATGCACACAGGTCCAAGTAAAAATTATCGAATTTTAGGTTCTGTTGATGCTGGTACGCCAATCACTATTTTGAGTGGCGCTAATGACGAGTTTGTCCAAATTAAAGACGACAAAGCAAGAGAAGGTTGGGTAGAAAGTAAATTTGTCACCACGGAACCGGGTTTAAAGCAACAATTAGAAACGGTTAACCAAACCTTGGTGGAAACCCAAGAGGCGCTGAACGATGCCCAGCAGCAGCTTCCAATGCTGCAGCAAAACAATACCAATTTGCTAGCGGAAAATGCTTCACTTCAAGACACTATTTCAGGGCTTGAAAAGCAGCTACAAGATGAGCGTTTAGCACAACAGCAAAAAGTCCAAAAAGAACAACACCAGTTGCTCACTTACGGTGGCATCATCGGGATCAGTGGCATTATTATCGGTGTGATCCTGACGCTATTTTTATCTCGTAGAAAGCGTTACGACGGCTGGTAA
- a CDS encoding alanine/glycine:cation symporter family protein, with protein MFESAVKSINGLLWGEGQILIYILLFAGFWFTILLRGIQVVKFRHMFSLLRGSSQGDDNTISSFQALCTGLSARVGTGNLAGVAVAISLGGSGAIFWMWMIAILGMAAGFAESVLGQVYKVRDSQGEFRGGPAYYIHMGLGSRAFAVCFAFCLFLGYGFTFSAMQTNTITDALNNAFDIPTLYSGIVITVLAGSIILGGFKAIARFAEKVVPVMGLVFVLAAIIITVMNYSQVPAMIKDILLSAFGLQEAGAGALGAAIKNGIQRGLYSNEAGAGSVPHASASASPIPNHPVTQGYIQMLGVFFDTIVLCSCTAVIILLADIDIGSEMEGIRLTQSAMTAHLATGGVYFVAAAITLFAFTSVVANYAYAESNLHLFHLDNKVGRSIYTACYLSMMLWGASATLKQVWDLADIALGLMTVVNVIAIVRLTPTILAVTADYHLQRAKGKEPVFEVDKVKVQGVTESGIWGNINAKNSA; from the coding sequence ATGTTTGAAAGTGCAGTTAAGAGTATCAATGGGCTCTTGTGGGGAGAAGGTCAGATACTTATTTATATCCTGCTATTTGCAGGGTTTTGGTTCACTATTCTTTTGCGAGGGATACAAGTTGTAAAGTTTCGCCATATGTTTAGCCTGTTACGAGGCAGCAGTCAGGGTGATGACAATACAATCAGTTCATTTCAAGCGTTATGTACTGGGTTATCAGCTCGAGTTGGAACCGGTAACCTAGCAGGTGTTGCGGTTGCAATTTCTCTTGGTGGCAGTGGTGCGATATTTTGGATGTGGATGATAGCCATTTTGGGGATGGCGGCAGGCTTTGCCGAAAGTGTGCTTGGGCAAGTCTATAAAGTGCGAGATAGCCAAGGTGAGTTTAGAGGTGGTCCTGCTTATTATATTCACATGGGATTGGGAAGTCGGGCGTTTGCAGTATGCTTCGCCTTTTGCTTGTTTTTGGGATATGGATTTACCTTTAGCGCGATGCAAACCAATACCATCACCGATGCGCTCAATAATGCGTTTGATATTCCAACCTTATATTCAGGTATTGTGATCACAGTCCTTGCAGGCTCTATTATTCTTGGTGGCTTCAAAGCGATTGCGCGATTTGCTGAAAAGGTAGTGCCAGTAATGGGATTAGTCTTTGTCCTTGCAGCCATTATTATTACCGTGATGAATTACTCGCAAGTCCCAGCCATGATCAAAGATATTTTGCTTTCGGCTTTTGGCTTGCAAGAAGCGGGCGCTGGCGCACTTGGCGCAGCTATCAAAAATGGTATTCAGCGCGGGCTCTATTCTAACGAGGCAGGAGCGGGTAGTGTGCCGCACGCATCGGCAAGTGCGTCGCCAATTCCCAATCACCCCGTGACCCAAGGTTATATCCAAATGCTAGGTGTATTCTTTGATACCATCGTTTTGTGTAGTTGTACGGCCGTGATCATTTTATTGGCAGATATAGATATTGGCAGTGAGATGGAAGGCATACGGCTAACGCAATCTGCGATGACCGCGCATTTAGCAACTGGGGGCGTTTACTTTGTCGCGGCGGCGATCACTTTATTTGCTTTCACCTCTGTAGTGGCTAATTACGCCTATGCTGAAAGTAACTTACACTTATTCCATTTGGACAATAAAGTTGGCCGTTCAATTTACACCGCATGCTACTTGTCTATGATGTTGTGGGGCGCTTCGGCAACGCTAAAACAGGTATGGGATCTTGCCGACATCGCATTGGGTTTAATGACGGTGGTGAATGTTATTGCCATCGTGCGTCTTACTCCCACTATCTTGGCGGTTACGGCTGATTATCATCTGCAAAGAGCAAAAGGGAAAGAACCTGTATTCGAAGTCGATAAGGTCAAAGTGCAAGGAGTTACTGAGTCTGGCATTTGGGGTAATATTAATGCGAAGAATTCAGCCTAA
- a CDS encoding CYTH and CHAD domain-containing protein — protein MDTEIELKFLVSDNEVPLIPALITQFAKTVTNKPAKNLTNAYFDTPNRELRALDIGLRTRCCNDECEQTIKLAGEVVGGLHQRPEYNLPIQSGRPDLLAFDANIWPHGMQLESIAENIFPIFSTNFIRRTWLIETDSGTKIEVVLDKGEIAAQGKMEPINELEIELIEGNKEDLFLLADHLIKQAGMRLGLYSKAARGYRIADDKPLKPNKFIGFVPLKSQVTQEQALIATVSYGIQFVQKHEQCYFNKPSLKTLKRVIDGVSLIRHAFWLFDDIVDKSSTESIRNELKWLLSELAWVENAIHLKTYTSKRHAYHKKLNQFPELAQVITDLQDVQPTPTDIEDLFHCTRYNRLILSLTRWLVDRAWRKNWDQKALSAAELSVTEIASQLFDKDWQELKNLLPQDKSLSERDYLHVRIKLENTLLSGNCLGKLYDKEARKAFRTPWIDIVYGIYELETLAYLYQLCQSQNSDELQEVQAWLKQKSDFLISAMEQSRQSSVHSEPYWF, from the coding sequence ATGGACACTGAAATAGAACTGAAATTTTTGGTTTCAGATAATGAAGTTCCGCTGATCCCTGCACTCATCACACAGTTTGCAAAAACGGTCACTAACAAGCCTGCTAAAAACTTAACTAACGCCTACTTTGACACGCCAAATCGTGAATTGCGTGCGCTAGATATCGGCCTAAGAACGCGTTGTTGCAATGATGAATGCGAGCAAACGATTAAGCTTGCGGGAGAAGTTGTAGGAGGGTTACATCAACGACCTGAGTACAATTTACCTATTCAGTCAGGACGTCCTGACTTGTTAGCGTTTGACGCGAATATTTGGCCTCACGGCATGCAACTTGAGTCTATCGCAGAAAACATATTCCCGATTTTCAGTACGAACTTTATTCGTCGCACTTGGTTAATCGAAACGGACTCAGGAACCAAAATCGAAGTCGTATTGGATAAAGGGGAAATAGCAGCTCAAGGGAAGATGGAGCCAATCAATGAGCTTGAAATTGAGCTGATTGAGGGAAACAAAGAAGATCTTTTCTTATTAGCCGATCACCTAATTAAACAAGCTGGTATGCGTTTGGGATTATACTCAAAGGCCGCTAGAGGATATCGCATCGCCGATGATAAGCCTTTAAAACCAAATAAGTTTATAGGCTTTGTACCGCTAAAATCTCAGGTAACACAAGAGCAAGCGCTAATTGCGACGGTAAGTTATGGTATTCAGTTCGTCCAGAAGCACGAGCAGTGCTATTTTAATAAGCCAAGTCTCAAGACGTTAAAGCGCGTTATTGATGGGGTTTCACTTATTCGTCATGCGTTTTGGTTGTTCGATGACATCGTTGATAAAAGCTCGACTGAGAGTATTCGCAACGAGTTAAAATGGTTGTTGTCAGAACTTGCTTGGGTTGAAAATGCAATTCATTTAAAAACCTATACCTCAAAGCGCCATGCTTATCATAAGAAACTTAATCAGTTTCCTGAATTGGCGCAGGTCATTACCGATTTGCAAGATGTTCAGCCGACACCGACGGACATTGAAGATTTATTTCATTGCACCCGTTATAACCGTTTGATCCTTTCACTTACTCGCTGGCTTGTTGATCGAGCGTGGCGTAAAAACTGGGATCAAAAAGCGCTGAGTGCAGCAGAGCTATCCGTCACAGAAATCGCAAGCCAATTATTTGATAAAGACTGGCAAGAACTTAAAAACTTGCTTCCACAGGATAAGTCTCTTTCTGAAAGAGATTATTTACATGTGAGAATAAAGTTAGAAAACACGCTACTAAGTGGTAACTGTTTGGGCAAGCTTTACGATAAAGAAGCGCGTAAAGCGTTTAGAACGCCGTGGATTGATATCGTTTATGGTATTTATGAGCTAGAAACACTGGCGTATTTATATCAGCTCTGCCAAAGCCAAAATTCAGACGAGCTACAAGAAGTGCAAGCATGGCTTAAGCAAAAATCTGACTTTTTGATCAGTGCCATGGAGCAAAGTCGACAATCTTCCGTGCATAGCGAACCATATTGGTTCTAA